A genomic stretch from Ursus arctos isolate Adak ecotype North America unplaced genomic scaffold, UrsArc2.0 scaffold_21, whole genome shotgun sequence includes:
- the LOC113250178 gene encoding olfactory receptor 2AP1, translating to MKNKTMLTEFILLGLTDVPELQAVVFTFLFLAYLLSIIGNLTILILTLLDSHLQTPMYFFLRNFSFLEMSFTNIFIPRVLISITTGNKSISFAGCFTQYFFAIFLGATEFYLLATMSYDRYVAICKPLHYLTIMSSRVCIQLVLCSWLSGLMVIIPLISLMSQQDFCASNRLNHYFCDYEPLRKLSCSDTSLIEKVAFLIAYVTLVVTLVLVILSYMFIIRTILKLPSAQQRTKAFSTCSSHMIVISLSYGSCFFTYVKPSAKEKNTFNKGVALLITSVAPLLNPFIYTLRNQQVKQAFKDIVKKLVNL from the coding sequence atgaaaaataaaaccatgttgACTGAGTTTATCCTGCTGGGTCTGACAGATGTCCCTGAACTCCAGGCAGTGGTCTTCACCTTTCTGTTCCTTGCCTATTTACTCAGCATCATCGGAAATCTGACAATCCTCATCCTCACCTTGCTGGACTCCCACCTGCAGactcccatgtatttcttcctccggaacttttctttcttagaaatgtCCTTCACAAACATCTTCATTCCCAGGGTCCTGATCAGCATCACAACAGGGAATAAGAGTATCAGTTTTGCTGGCTGCTTCACTCAGTATTTCTTTGCAATATTCCTGGGGGCAACAGAGTTTTACCTTCTGGCCAccatgtcctatgaccgctatgtggccatctgcaaacccctGCATTACCTGACCATCATGAGCAGCAGAGTCTGCATCCAGCTGGTCCTCTGCTCTTGGCTGTCTGGGTTAATGGTTATTATACCACTGATCTCTCTGATGAGTCAGCAGGACTTTTGTGCATCCAATAGGCTGAATCATTATTTCTGTGACTATGAGCCCCTTCGGAAACTCTCCTGTTCAGACACAAGCCTCATTGAGAAGGTTGCTTTTCTTATAGCATATGTGACCCTAGTGGTCACTCTGGTACTAGTGATTCTCTCTTATATGTTCATAATCAGGACTATTCTGAAGCTCCCCTCTGCCCAGCAAAGGACAAAAGCCTTTTCCACTTGTTCTTCCCATATGATTGTTATCTCCCTCTCTTATGGAAGCTGCTTCTTCACATACGTAAAGCCctcagcaaaagaaaagaacacattcAACAAGGGAGTAGCTCTACTCATTACTTCGGTTGCACCTTTGTTGAACCCCTTCATTTACACCCTAAGGAACCAACAGGTAAAACAAGCCTTCAAGGATATAGTCAAAAAGCTTGTGAATCTCTAA